Proteins encoded in a region of the Paenibacillus pedocola genome:
- a CDS encoding aldo/keto reductase produces MQYVKLGNTGLDVSRLCLGCMGFGEPGRGFHKWVLDEENSRPIIKKALELGINFFDTANVYAEGTSEEIVGRALKDYANRDEIVLATKVFSRMHEGPNGAGLSRKAIMSEIDKSLKRLGTDYVDLYQIHRWDEHTPIEETMEALHDVVKAGKARYIGASVMAAWQFQKALHVAEKHGWTRFVTMQNHYNLIYREEEREMMPLCMEESIGVIPFSPLASGRLTRDWQETTQRSETDLVQKAKYDATAEADRVIIEQVAQIAAKHNVPRAQIALAWLLYKQPVTAPIIGATKISHLEDAKAALSITLSSDEISLLEDAYVPHPVYGANAGFK; encoded by the coding sequence ATGCAGTATGTGAAGCTTGGAAATACCGGCTTGGATGTTTCCCGGCTCTGCCTGGGCTGTATGGGCTTTGGTGAACCCGGTCGCGGATTTCATAAGTGGGTACTTGATGAAGAAAACAGCCGGCCCATTATAAAAAAAGCTTTGGAGCTCGGAATTAACTTTTTTGATACAGCAAATGTCTATGCGGAAGGAACGAGCGAGGAAATTGTCGGCCGTGCACTAAAGGACTATGCGAATCGGGATGAGATTGTTCTCGCGACAAAAGTTTTTTCACGCATGCATGAAGGCCCTAACGGTGCCGGGCTATCCCGTAAGGCGATTATGAGTGAGATTGACAAGAGCCTCAAGCGACTCGGAACAGACTACGTGGACCTATATCAAATTCACCGCTGGGATGAACATACACCCATTGAAGAAACGATGGAGGCATTACATGATGTAGTAAAAGCCGGGAAGGCGAGATACATCGGGGCTTCTGTCATGGCTGCCTGGCAGTTCCAAAAGGCACTGCATGTTGCCGAGAAACATGGCTGGACCCGGTTTGTAACGATGCAAAACCACTATAACCTGATCTACCGTGAAGAGGAAAGGGAGATGATGCCGCTATGCATGGAAGAAAGCATCGGTGTCATTCCATTTAGTCCTCTTGCCTCAGGCCGGTTGACTCGTGATTGGCAGGAAACTACACAGCGTTCAGAAACCGATCTGGTGCAAAAAGCTAAGTATGACGCGACTGCAGAAGCCGACCGGGTAATCATTGAACAGGTTGCCCAAATTGCAGCGAAACATAACGTTCCCCGCGCTCAAATTGCACTTGCCTGGTTACTGTACAAACAACCGGTTACTGCTCCCATTATCGGTGCTACGAAAATCTCTCACCTTGAGGATGCCAAAGCTGCGCTTTCAATTACCTTATCCTCTGATGAAATATCATTACTGGAAGATGCATATGTACCACATCCGGTCTATGGGGCAAATGCCGGTTTTAAATAA
- a CDS encoding NAD(P)/FAD-dependent oxidoreductase, which produces MDLQSGKLYWPTTVVNPPSYPKLEEDISCDVLIIGAGSSGAQCANILCEQGMSVVVVDKRKAGEGSTSSNTALIQYAGEKSFVSLSHSFGEAVAARHLKLCEQSITDIERVSGQLPIDPDFIRRDSLYYASSKEDISELTEEHALLRKHGFKVDFWDAQMISGHYPFHKEAALYYHDDAEMNPLKFVYGLLEKVKSQGGLIYENTEITGRRFEQDYALFYTKEKREIRARHVIIAAGYEDSDFKTEKNATLSSSYAVITKPIADFSSWHKRTLIWETARPYVYMRTTADNRVIIGGMDKDTSYAETRDAKILASKDKLINAFNHLFPEIQAIPEYYLGAFYGGTHDGLPVIGQYETYPHCYVLMAYGDNGTVYNGVLAKVVSDKILTGSSPDLEIYLQSRPLVTQ; this is translated from the coding sequence ATGGACCTGCAAAGTGGTAAATTGTACTGGCCGACAACGGTTGTTAACCCCCCTTCGTATCCGAAGCTCGAAGAGGATATATCCTGTGACGTTCTAATTATTGGTGCGGGCAGCTCCGGGGCCCAGTGTGCAAATATCCTTTGTGAGCAAGGGATGTCTGTTGTTGTAGTCGACAAAAGAAAAGCCGGAGAAGGCAGCACCAGCAGCAATACCGCTTTGATTCAATATGCCGGAGAAAAAAGTTTTGTATCGCTGAGCCACTCTTTTGGTGAAGCGGTGGCTGCCCGTCATCTAAAACTATGTGAGCAGTCTATCACCGACATTGAGCGGGTTAGCGGTCAATTACCCATTGATCCGGATTTTATAAGACGGGACAGCTTGTATTACGCAAGCTCCAAGGAGGATATTTCTGAATTAACCGAAGAACATGCTCTCCTTAGGAAACACGGGTTTAAAGTAGATTTCTGGGATGCACAGATGATATCAGGCCATTATCCTTTTCACAAAGAGGCAGCACTGTACTATCATGATGATGCCGAGATGAACCCCCTTAAATTTGTTTATGGGCTGCTTGAGAAAGTAAAGTCACAGGGCGGACTGATTTATGAAAATACAGAAATAACAGGTAGACGCTTCGAACAGGACTATGCCCTGTTTTACACCAAAGAAAAGCGGGAAATCCGGGCCAGACATGTCATCATCGCGGCCGGTTATGAAGACAGCGACTTCAAAACTGAAAAAAATGCTACACTCTCAAGCTCCTATGCCGTCATTACGAAGCCGATCGCCGATTTTTCAAGCTGGCATAAAAGAACCTTGATATGGGAAACAGCACGCCCTTATGTCTATATGCGTACGACTGCTGACAACCGGGTGATTATTGGAGGAATGGATAAGGATACATCCTACGCTGAAACAAGGGATGCCAAAATCCTTGCAAGCAAGGACAAACTCATTAATGCGTTTAACCATCTATTCCCGGAAATTCAGGCCATACCGGAATACTATTTAGGTGCCTTTTACGGAGGAACGCATGACGGATTGCCTGTCATCGGCCAATACGAGACTTATCCTCATTGTTATGTCCTTATGGCATATGGAGATAACGGAACCGTATATAACGGAGTCTTAGCCAAAGTTGTTTCGGACAAGATACTAACTGGATCCAGCCCGGATTTGGAAATTTACCTGCAAAGCAGACCTCTTGTTACCCAGTAA